Proteins co-encoded in one Fusarium musae strain F31 chromosome 3, whole genome shotgun sequence genomic window:
- a CDS encoding hypothetical protein (CAZy:GH95), with translation MDQGEPGDADKSMLLHYAAPASSWSEALPIGNGRLGAMVYGRTSTELLQLNENSVWYGGPQDRTPRDAHKSLPTLRQLIRDEKHKDAEDLVKEAFFATPSSMRHYEPLGQCKIEFNHEESEVTDYTRYLDLETSQVTTLYKHNGRSYRRDIIASFPDSVLAIQVQASEKSRLVIRLNRLSENEGETNEYLDSIFAQDSRIILNATPGGANSNRLSLVLGVSCKPSHGSVEAVGNCLIVNATKCVIAVGAHTTFRKEDPERSALLNVDDALQKPWETLVRRHRCDYTNLFGRMSLRLYPDANHLPTNKRIISNRDPGLVALYHNYGRYLLISSSRNSEKALPATLQGIWNPSFSPPWGSKFTININLQMNYWPAIPCSLIQCAIPLISLLERMAERGKRTAKMMYNCKGWCAHHNTDIWADTDPQDRWMPATIWPLGGAWLCTDVVRMLIYQYEPTLHCRIAPILEGCVQFLLDFLIPSACGRYFVTNPSLSPENSFVSHSGETGIFCEGSVIDMTIVRIAFESFLWSISILDPDHPLRDDVIAALDKLPPMSLNKDGLIQEWGLKNHKEAEPGHRHVSHLFGLYPDDSISMDSSPLLIKAAKKVLARRAEHGGGHTGWSRAWLLNFHARLRDSEGCDNHMDLLLKTSTLPNMLDNHPPFQIDGNFGGCAGILECLVQSTLRSEPSRQVVVIHLLPSLPSSWAGGKLTHVRAMGGWLVSLEWRAGMLVKPLKVEATVMQAPDALIVFPNGDKVCVSSKKAGQQSIWNE, from the coding sequence ATGGACCAAGGCGAGCCTGGCGACGCAGACAAAAGCATGCTCTTGCATTACGCCGCCCCCGCATCTTCGTGGTCTGAGGCTCTTCCCATTGGCAACGGGCGGCTGGGAGCTATGGTCTACGGGCGAACGTCGACCGAGCTGCTCCAACTCAATGAGAACTCTGTTTGGTATGGCGGCCCGCAGGACAGAACACCACGCGATGCGCACAAGAGTTTACCTACTTTGAGACAACTGATCAGAGATGAGAAGCACAAGGATGCAGAAGATCTTGTGAAAGAGGCGTTCTTTGCCACGCCATCAAGCATGAGACACTATGAGCCACTGGGCCAATGCAAGATTGAGTTTAATCACGAAGAGAGTGAAGTGACCGATTATACGCGGTATCTTGACCTGGAGACTTCCCAAGTCACGACACTTTACAAGCACAACGGTAGATCATATCGCCGCGATATAATTGCCAGCTTCCCGGATAGTGTACTCGCCATCCAAGTTCAAGCATCCGAAAAAAGCCGCCTCGTTATAAGGTTGAATCGACTGAGCGAGAACGAGGGAGAGACCAACGAGTACCTCGACAGCATCTTCGCGCAAGACTCGCGAATCATTCTCAACGCAACACCTGGCGGCGCAAACAGTAATCGTCTGTCTCTCGTTCTTGGAGTTTCATGTAAGCCAAGCCATGGGAGTGTTGAGGCGGTTGGAAATTGTCTGATTGTAAACGCGACCAAATGTGTTATTGCCGTTGGGGCGCATACCACGTTCAGAAAAGAAGACCCCGAAAGGTCCGCTCTTTtgaatgttgatgatgctcttCAAAAGCCATGGGAAACCCTCGTCCGTCGCCATCGATGCGATTATACCAACCTTTTTGGCCGAATGTCCCTTCGGTTATACCCTGACGCGAACCACCTACCAACAAATAAGCGGATCATCAGCAACAGAGACCCAGGCCTAGTGGCACTTTATCACAATTACGGTCGATATCTGCTCATCTCGTCAAGCCGAAACTCTGAAAAAGCTCTACCGGCAACATTACAAGGAATATGGAACCCTTCCTTTTCACCGCCCTGGGGATCCAAgttcaccatcaacatcaatctcCAAATGAACTACTGGCCAGCCATACCATGCAGTCTAATCCAGTGTGCTATACCACTCATCAGCCTCCTTGAACGCATGGCGGAAAGAGGCAAGAGAACAGCCAAGATGATGTACAACTGCAAAGGATGGTGCGCTCATCACAACACTGACATATGGGCTGATACGGACCCCCAAGATCGGTGGATGCCTGCTACTATCTGGCCGCTCGGGGGAGCTTGGTTATGCACCGATGTTGTCAGAATGCTCATATATCAGTACGAGCCCACGCTGCACTGTCGCATCGCCCCAATCCTTGAAGGCTGCGTTCAGTTCCTTCTTGACTTTCTGATTCCATCAGCTTGCGGCAGATACTTTGTCACCAACCCATCCTTGTCCCCCGAAAACAGCTTTGTGTCTCATTCAGGAGAAACAGGCATCTTCTGTGAAGGGTCCGTGATCGACATGACGATCGTGCGCATTGCGTTTGAGAGTTTCCTCTGGAGCATCAGTATACTCGACCCCGATCATCCACTAAGGGACGATGTCATCGCAGCCCTCGATAAGCTCCCTCCCATGTCACTCAATAAGGATGGGCTCATACAGGAATGGGGCTTGAAGAATCACAAGGAAGCTGAACCTGGACATCGCCATGTATCACATCTCTTTGGCCTATATCCCGATGACTCTATCAGTATGGACTCGTCGCCGCTCCTGATCAAGGCTGCGAAGAAGGTTCTCGCGAGGAGAGCGGAGCACGGAGGAGGGCATACAGGCTGGAGCAGGGCATGGCTATTGAACTTTCACGCTCGTCTCAGAGACTCGGAGGGTTGTGACAACCACATGGATCTGCTGTTGAAAACATCGACTTTACCAAACATGTTAGATAATCATCCTCCATTCCAGATTGACGGCAACTTTGGCGGATGTGCTGGGATCTTAGAGTGTCTGGTCCAATCTACGCTAAGATCTGAGCCGTCACGACAGGTCGTCGTGATACACTTGCTTCCGAGCTTACCGTCATCTTGGGCAGGTGGGAAGTTGACTCACGTCAGGGCTATGGGAGGTTGGCTTGTTTCACTCGAGTGGAGGGCAGGCATGCTCGTAAAGCCTCTAAAGGTGGAAGCAACTGTGATGCAGGCTCCAGACGCTCTCATTGTATTTCCCAACGGGGACAAGGTTTGTGTGTCAAGTAAGAAAGCGGGCCAACAAAGTATATGGAATGAATAA
- a CDS encoding hypothetical protein (EggNog:ENOG41) has protein sequence MGSAVAAPSMRVLVCPSGFKGSLQPNEAADCIEAGILAVEPNASVRKVPLVDGGEGFTQAIVTATGGSMHPVHVVGPVGEDVTSFFGLLGRKDDEPTTAVLEMAAAAGLSLVPPNRRNPGKTTTFGVGQLILAALDAGATRILVGCGDSGTCDGGAGMLQALGARLVDTRGRALPLAGGGESLLKLGSIDLTGVDKRVLNAKIDVAMNWHNVLCGPGGVANVFGPQKGSTPEQAARLSLAMENLADVATGILCDKNVRLAPGGGASGGLGTGLRLVGAALRPRYEVIMQYINLHSIFDDCDLVLTAEGGIDDQTPRGKIPAEVARLAKKHGLPVIAIAGTIGQGASVNYDIGIDAFTCIIQRPMSLDDAVLEAEKLTRESAETVMRIVMVGRMLGKCP, from the coding sequence ATGGGTTCCGCTGTCGCTGCGCCAAGTATGAGAGTTCTTGTCTGTCCGTCTGGCTTCAAGGGCAGCCTTCAGCCCAATGAGGCTGCAGACTGTATCGAAGCCGGGATCCTTGCCGTAGAACCTAATGCCTCAGTTCGCAAAGTTCCGTTGGTTGATGGAGGCGAAGGTTTCACCCAGGCCATTGTCACAGCCACAGGGGGGTCAATGCACCCCGTACACGTGGTTGGACCCGTAGGGGAAGATGTCACGTCATTCTTTGGCCTCCTGGGCCGCAAAGACGATGAACCAACCACGGCGGTTCTTGagatggctgctgctgctggcctGAGCTTAGTCCCACCTAATCGTCGCAATCCAGGCAAGACAACAACTTTCGGTGTTGGCCAACTCATTCTTGCTGCGCTTGATGCTGGAGCCACTCGCATTCTGGTTGGATGCGGCGACTCTGGGACGTGTGATGGTGGCGCGGGGATGCTTCAAGCTCTCGGGGCAAGGCTGGTCGATACCCGAGGACGTGCCCTCCCCTTGGCTGGTGGTGGCGAGTCGCTCTTGAAACTTGGTTCCATTGACCTTACTGGAGTAGACAAGCGTGTCTTGAATGCCAAAATTGACGTCGCTATGAATTGGCACAACGTGCTTTGTGGACCAGGCGGAGTGGCAAATGTCTTCGGTCCCCAGAAAGGATCAACCCCAGAGCAAGCCGCCCGCCTTAGTCTAGCCATGGAGAATTTGGCAGACGTTGCTACAGGTATCCTTTGCGACAAAAACGTCCGACTTGCTCCTGGAGGTGGTGCCTCGGGGGGTCTGGGAACAGGCTTGCGCTTGGTAGGAGCTGCACTCAGACCCAGATATGAGGTTATTATGCAGTACATCAACTTGCACAGTATCTTCGATGACTGCGATCTTGTACTTACTGCAGAGGGGGGCATTGACGATCAAACGCCAAGGGGAAAGATCCCCGCAGAAGTGGCCAGACTGGCCAAGAAACATGGACTTCCGGTGATTGCCATCGCTGGTACGATTGGACAGGGAGCCAGTGTGAACTATGATATCGGGATCGATGCTTTTACGTGCATAATCCAGCGACCAATGAGCTTGGATGATGCGGTTTTGGAAGCGGAGAAATTGACCCGTGAGAGTGCTGAGACTGTTATGAGAATTGTTATGGTTGGGCGGATGTTAGGCAAATGCCCTTGA